One segment of Peptococcus niger DNA contains the following:
- a CDS encoding S-layer homology domain-containing protein yields MKHLSFLQAHWRKVLATLAIALLTPTLAWAATYADTQGHWAVMSIEKAQSLNLVSGYEDGSFRPDANVTRAEFIAFLNRAHKVKPASPDQPLYADVAESAWYANDVRAAQAKGYIGLFDTEMLQPNVPITREEVARLTDDLLAGNKAETGPDSETDLTSDQDASDKAKDGDSEALAKTAPESEKERRAAAKALTFIDSDTIAPECRNAVANLLEGGYLSGYPDKTFRPQNKITRAEAISIILRSIHQNPTVAIPGQSAPVQENGKTYLIDQKSGLRIEAPQSRNGRLTIGDRTYWLNPDASLKLGWIQEKGHTYYATEANGLTRGWQQIDGKTYYFSPYSYERFENGVFSTGTQAHWFGQDGVVLSGNRPGGHKGKPIYWAPPTAEELNNAWLKGPDTSRRFLGQAVANYAAKREGLPFKWFGCDLNDPSGVYCCGAVYSAYKEMGIATMPPSASNIRADKGYRMVKDQYLTAPNYGGKYIPSSFSQMWPGDVSYSFQPSLGYGYNHAALFLGFNNGRPIVAHATLADGFIVEPADIITSVWGYAYINGVRYV; encoded by the coding sequence ATGAAACACCTATCATTTTTACAGGCCCATTGGCGCAAAGTACTCGCTACCCTGGCCATCGCCCTGCTGACACCGACACTTGCCTGGGCAGCCACATATGCGGATACCCAGGGTCATTGGGCGGTCATGAGCATTGAAAAAGCACAAAGCTTGAACCTGGTCAGTGGCTATGAAGACGGCAGCTTCCGTCCGGATGCAAACGTTACCCGAGCCGAATTCATCGCCTTTCTGAATCGTGCCCACAAGGTCAAACCGGCAAGTCCTGACCAGCCACTTTATGCAGATGTTGCAGAAAGTGCCTGGTACGCCAATGACGTTCGTGCCGCACAAGCCAAGGGCTATATCGGCCTGTTCGACACAGAAATGCTCCAACCGAATGTCCCCATCACCCGTGAAGAAGTGGCCCGGTTAACAGATGATTTGCTCGCCGGCAATAAGGCAGAAACCGGCCCAGATTCTGAAACCGACCTTACATCAGACCAGGACGCTTCCGACAAGGCAAAAGACGGCGACAGCGAGGCCCTTGCCAAGACTGCGCCCGAGAGTGAAAAAGAAAGAAGAGCGGCAGCCAAAGCCCTCACCTTTATCGACAGCGATACCATTGCACCTGAATGTCGCAACGCCGTTGCCAACTTGCTTGAGGGGGGTTACCTTAGCGGCTATCCGGACAAGACCTTCCGTCCGCAAAATAAAATCACCCGGGCCGAAGCCATTTCCATTATTTTACGGAGCATTCATCAAAACCCAACCGTCGCCATTCCTGGTCAATCGGCACCGGTCCAAGAAAACGGTAAGACCTACCTCATCGATCAAAAATCAGGCCTGCGCATTGAGGCCCCGCAGAGCCGAAACGGCCGTCTGACAATTGGCGACCGGACTTATTGGCTGAACCCGGATGCTAGCCTGAAGTTAGGCTGGATACAGGAAAAGGGCCATACCTACTACGCCACAGAAGCCAACGGCTTGACCCGCGGTTGGCAGCAAATTGACGGTAAAACCTATTACTTCTCCCCTTATTCTTACGAACGATTTGAAAATGGCGTCTTCAGCACCGGCACCCAGGCCCATTGGTTCGGTCAAGACGGTGTCGTCCTCAGCGGGAACCGCCCCGGTGGCCACAAGGGCAAACCCATCTATTGGGCGCCGCCCACAGCAGAAGAGCTAAACAATGCCTGGCTAAAGGGTCCGGACACCTCCCGGCGCTTTCTCGGCCAAGCTGTCGCCAATTATGCCGCCAAAAGAGAAGGCCTACCCTTTAAATGGTTCGGCTGCGACTTAAACGATCCCAGTGGCGTATACTGCTGCGGTGCCGTTTACAGCGCCTATAAAGAAATGGGCATCGCCACCATGCCGCCTTCAGCCAGCAATATCCGCGCCGATAAGGGCTACCGCATGGTCAAGGACCAATACTTGACCGCCCCCAATTACGGTGGAAAATATATTCCTTCCAGTTTTTCACAAATGTGGCCCGGAGATGTCAGCTACTCCTTCCAACCCTCCCTGGGCTACGGCTATAACCACGCCGCCCTTTTCCTAGGTTTCAACAACGGCCGCCCCATCGTCGCCCACGCGACACTGGCCGATGGCTTCATCGTTGAACCGGCCGATATCATTACAAGCGTTTGGGGATACGCCTACATCAACGGCGTGCGTTACGTTTAA